A window of Auraticoccus monumenti contains these coding sequences:
- a CDS encoding TetR/AcrR family transcriptional regulator, translating to MKRRPRVRAAATELRRHQILTAAQEAFGESGYQGSSLRDIASRAGITHQGLLHHFPDKTALLEAVLDHDLADTATDHRLESGDSLEFFRGLMGVAERDVRDVARMRMFYRLCAEATSPTNPAHGYYVRWFREVRERLTSALQDLAERGRYHGSVPPEVAALHLSAVREGLTLQFLLEPDAVDLAAEVRAHLALYADIG from the coding sequence GTGAAGCGCAGGCCGCGCGTCCGGGCAGCGGCCACCGAGCTGCGCCGTCACCAGATCCTGACCGCGGCCCAGGAGGCGTTCGGCGAGTCCGGCTACCAGGGCTCCTCGCTGCGGGACATCGCCTCGCGCGCCGGGATCACGCACCAGGGGCTGCTGCACCACTTCCCCGACAAGACCGCCCTGCTCGAGGCCGTCCTCGACCACGACCTGGCCGACACGGCCACCGACCACCGGTTGGAGAGCGGCGACAGCCTGGAGTTCTTCCGCGGTCTGATGGGGGTGGCCGAGCGCGACGTCCGCGACGTCGCCCGGATGCGCATGTTCTACCGGCTCTGCGCCGAGGCCACCTCACCGACCAACCCGGCGCACGGGTACTACGTGCGCTGGTTCCGTGAGGTGCGCGAGCGCCTCACCAGCGCCCTGCAGGACCTGGCCGAGCGTGGTCGCTACCACGGGAGCGTGCCGCCGGAGGTCGCCGCGCTGCACCTGTCCGCCGTGCGGGAGGGCCTGACCCTGCAGTTCCTGCTCGAGCCCGACGCGGTCGACCTCGCCGCCGAGGTCCGCGCCCACCTCGCGCTCTACGCCGACATCGGCTGA